One segment of Erigeron canadensis isolate Cc75 chromosome 2, C_canadensis_v1, whole genome shotgun sequence DNA contains the following:
- the LOC122588554 gene encoding uncharacterized protein LOC122588554, with product MYLSKHRLLFFSFFGSIGNIMSDEWHNENISTLNVIAILEATQSTNQQQQNRDILCSNVHQAASNLTSSFSPSFISVTRKNVSLNSSHRPDGFYEVKNTIGA from the exons ATGTACCTATCTAAACATCGCTTgctgttttttagtttttttggcTCTATTGGAAATATCAT GAGTGACGAATGGCATAACGAAAACATATCAACATTGAACGTAATCGCAATACTTGAAGCGACACAAAGCACAAATCAACAGCAGCAAAACAGAGACATTTTATGCAGCAACGTGCATCAGGCAGCTTCCAACTTAACCAGTTCATTCTCTCCAAGCTTCATATCCGTCACAAGGAAAAATGTTTCGCTTAATTCTTCTCATC GTCCAGATGGCTTCTATGAAGTCAAGAACACCATTGGAGCGTAA
- the LOC122588552 gene encoding cytochrome c oxidase subunit 6a, mitochondrial-like: MSSAIIRSTLLRSSLRGGARPNPIASKRSFSSGASVEDEAREASKWEKITYVGIVACSVLAFVNLSKGHPHFEEPPPYPYLHIRNKEFPWGPDGLFEVKEHH, encoded by the exons ATGTCATCGGCGATTATAAGGTCCACTCTCCTCCGGTCATCTCTTCGCGGTGGCGCCCGCCCCAATCCAATAGCTTCCAAAAGATCGTTTTCTTCCGGCGCATCAGTCGAGGATGAAGCTC GCGAGGCTTCGAAATGGGAGAAGATTACATATGTAGGGATTGTTGCTTGCTCTGTTCTTGCATTTGTTAACTTATCCAAAGGCCATCCTCATTTTGAAGAACCACCC CCATATCCATACTTGCACATTCGCAACAAGGAGTTTCCATGGG GTCCAGATGGCCTCTTTGAAGTCAAGGAACACCACTGA
- the LOC122586661 gene encoding tubulin alpha-4 chain-like gives MRECISVHIGQAGIQVGNACWELYCLEHGISPDGQMPSDKTVGGGDDAFNTFFSETGAGKHVPRAIFVDLEPTVIDEVRTGTYRQLFHPEQLISGKEDAANNFARGHYTIGKEIVDLCLDRIRKLADNCTGLQGFLVFNAVGGGTGSGLGSLLLERLSVDYGKKSKLGFTVYPSPQVSTSVVEPYNSVLSTHSLLEHTDVSVLLDNEAIYDICRKSLDIERPTYTNLNRLVSQVISSLTTSLRFDGALNVDVTEFQTNLVPYPRIHFMLSSYAPVISAEKAYHEQLSVAEITNTAFEPSSMMAKCDPRHGKYMACCLMYRGDVAPKDVNAAVGTIKTKRTIQFVDWCPTGFKCGINYQSPTVVPGGDLAKVQRAVCMISNSTSVAEVFSRIDHKFDLMYAKRAFVHWYVGEGMEEGEFSEAREDLAALEKDYEEVGLESGEGEDDDEEEY, from the exons ATGAGAGAATGCATTTCTGTTCACATCGGTCAGGCCGGAATCCAAGTCGGTAATGCCTGTTGGGAACTCTACTGCCTCGAGCACGGCATTTCG CCTGATGGCCAGATGCCTAGTGACAAGACTGTTGGAGGAGGTGATGATGCCTTCAACACTTTCTTCAGTGAAACAGGAGCCGGGAAGCATGTTCCCCGTGCTATCTTTGTAGATCTTGAGCCCACTGTCATTGATGAGGTGAGGACTGGAACATACCGCCAGCTTTTTCACCCTGAGCAACTCATCAGTGGGAAAGAGGATGCTGCTAACAACTTTGCACGTGGACACTACACCA TTGGAAAGGAGATTGTTGACTTATGCCTTGACCGCATCCGAAAGCTTGCTGACAACTGCACTGGTCTTCAGGGATTTTTGGTGTTCAACGCTGTAGGTGGAGGAACTGGTTCCGGTCTTGGATCTCTTCTGTTGGAGCGTTTGTCGGTTGACTATGGAAAGAAGTCAAAGCTGGGTTTCACTGTGTATCCTTCACCCCAGGTGTCTACCTCTGTTGTGGAGCCATACAACAGTGTGCTTTCAACTCACTCTCTATTGGAGCATACTGATGTTTCTGTGCTACTCGACAATGAGGCTATCTATGATATCTGCAGGAAGTCTCTTGATATTGAGCGTCCCACTTACACCAATCTTAACCGTTTGGTTTCTCAG GTTATTTCCTCATTGACCACCTCTTTGAGGTTTGATGGTGCTTTGAATGTGGATGTTACTGAGTTTCAAACCAATCTTGTGCCGTATCCAAGAATTCACTTTATGCTTTCATCATATGCTCCTGTTATCTCTGCTGAGAAGGCATACCATGAGCAGCTGTCTGTTGCCGAGATCACCAACACTGCTTTTGAGCCATCGTCTATGATGGCTAAGTGTGATCCTCGTCATGGTAAGTACATGGCTTGCTGTCTGATGTACAGGGGAGATGTTGCCCCCAAGGATGTGAATGCAGCTGTTGGTACCATCAAGACCAAGCGTACCATTCAGTTTGTGGACTGGTGCCCTACTGGGTTCAAATGTGGTATTAACTACCAGTCACCAACTGTTGTGCCTGGTGGGGATCTTGCTAAGGTTCAGAGGGCAGTGTGCATGATTTCCAATTCTACAAGTGTTGCTGAGGTCTTCTCCCGCATTGACCACAAGTTTGATCTTATGTATGCTAAGAGAGCTTTTGTTCATTGGTATGTGGGTGAGGGTATGGAGGAAGGTGAGTTCTCTGAGGCTCGTGAGGATTTGGCTGCATTGGAAAAGGATTATGAAGAAGTCGGTCTTGAGTCGGGTGAGGGTGAagacgatgatgaagaggagTACTGA
- the LOC122587503 gene encoding leucine-rich repeat receptor-like serine/threonine-protein kinase BAM1, whose protein sequence is MKLFFLFLFLFLATGKPLRLPEYKALLSLKTSITQDPQSSLSSWKITTRHCTWSGVTCDTNRHVTGLDISGLNLTGILSSDIAHLRYLRNLTVAANNFAGPIPPELSSISGLRFLNLSNNIFNETFPPELGSLKYLQVLDLYNNNLTGELPASVSNLTSIRHLHLGGNYFSGEIPPSYGGFPSLEYLAVSGNELTGFIPPELGNLTTLKQLYLGYYNTYSGGIPPELGKLKNLIRLDAANCGLTGKVPPEVGKLQNLDTLFLQVNGLNGPLTEELGTLKSLKSMDLSNNIFTGEIPESFKNLTNLTLLNLFRNKLYGSIPIYIGDLPELEVLQLWENNFTGVIPQQLGMNGKLRILDLSSNKLTGSLPLNLCFGNKLETLILLGNFLFGKIPDSLGECKSLSRIRMGENYLNGSIPVGLFGLPALSQVELQDNDLSGGLYVSNLVSTSLGQVSLSNNRLNGSLPASISKLGGVQKLLLDGNRFSGRVPKEIGELKQLSKIDLSDNEFTGEITPEISKCKLLTYVDLSRNEFSGEIPAEITSMHILNYLNVSRNRLVGRIPTSVGSMQSLTSVDFSYNNLSGLVPGTGQFSYFNYTSFLGNADLCGPYLGPCKTGVMNGTHEEHSKEHLSASVKLLLVIGLLVCSIAFAVAAIFKARSIKRGSVARSWKLTTFQRLDFTCDDVLNSLKEDNIIGKGGAGIVYKGVMPNNEQVAVKRLPVMSRGSAHDHGFNAEIQTLGRIRHRHIVRLLGFCSNHETNLLVYEYMPNGSLGEMLHGKKGGHLHWDTRYKIALEAAKGLCYLHHDCSPLILHRDVKSNNILLDSNFEAHVADFGLAKFMQDSGTSECMSAIAGSYGYIAPEYAYTLKVDEKSDVYSFGVVLLELVTGKKPVGEFGDGVDIVQWVRKITDGKKEGVLKILDARLSTVPIHEVMHMFYAAMLCVEEQAVERPTMREVVQILTELPKPPTTTTTGSPSPASSPANAVSPEENEGENQPADLLNL, encoded by the exons atgaaacttttctttctttttcttttcctttttctagCCACCGGAAAACCACTCCGATTACCGGAATACAAAGCCTTACTTTCATTAAAAACCTCCATAACACAAGACCCACAGTCCTCACTTTCTTCATGGAAAATAACCACCCGCCATTGCACGTGGTCTGGCGTCACGTGCGATACTAACCGTCACGTGACCGGTTTGGATATCTCCGGCCTTAACCTTACCGGTATTCTCTCTTCCGACATTGCCCACCTCAGATATCTAAGAAACCTCACCGTCGCCGCCAACAACTTCGCCGGACCTATCCCGCCGGAACTTTCTTCCATCTCCGGTCTCCGGTTTCTCAACTTATCAAACAATATCTTCAATGAAACGTTTCCGCCGGAGCTCGGAAGTCTTAAGTATCTTCAAGTTCTTGATCTCTACAACAACAATCTCACCGGCGAACTTCCGGCGAGTGTTTCTAACCTCACATCAATCCGCCACCTTCATCTCGGCGGAAACTACTTTTCCGGCGAGATTCCGCCGTCATACGGCGGATTTCCGTCGCTCGAATACCTCGCCGTTTCCGGCAATGAGCTAACCGGATTCATCCCGCCGGAGCTCGGAAACTTGACCACACTCAAACAGCTGTATCTAGGCTACTACAACACATACTCGGGCGGAATACCGCCGGAGCTCGGTAAGCTTAAAAACCTCATCCGACTTGACGCCGCTAACTGCGGGCTCACCGGGAAAGTCCCACCGGAAGTCGGAAAGTTACAAAACCTAGATACATTATTTTTACAagttaacggacttaacggaccGTTAACGGAAGAGTTAGGAACGTTAAAGTCGTTAAAATCAATGGATTTATCAAACAATATATTCACTGGTGAAATACCGGAATCGTTTAAAAACTTAACGAACTTGACGTTACTAAACTTATTTCGTAACAAGCTGTACGGATCtattcctatatatataggtgatTTACCTGAATTGGAAGTTTTACAGCTGTGGGAAAATAATTTTACTGGGGTAATTCCTCAACAGCTTGGAATGAATGGGAAGTTAAGAATACTTGATTTGTCTTCAAATAAATTAACCGGTTCATTACCGCTTAATTTATGTTTTGGAAACAAACTTGAGACTTTAATTCTGTTGGGGAACTTTTTGTTTGGTAAAATTCCGGATTCATTAGGGGAATGTAAGTCGTTGAGTCGAATTCGGATGGGTGAGAATTACTTAAACGGGTCGATTCCGGTTGGGTTGTTTGGTTTGCCTGCCTTGTCACAAGTCGAGTTACAAGATAATGATTTGTCTGGGGGTTTATATGTGTCGAATTTAGTTAGTACTAGTCTGGGACAGGTTAGTTTGTCGAATAATAGGTTAAATGGTTCTTTACCTGCTAGTATTAGTAAGTTAGGAGGTGTTCAGAAGCTTTTGCTTGATGGTAATAGGTTTAGTGGGCGGGTTCCGAAGGAGATTGGGGAGTTGAAGCAGTTGTCTAAGATTGATTTGAGTGATAATGAGTTTACGGGTGAGATAACGCCTGAGATTAGTAAGTGTAAGTTGTTGACGTATGTTGATCTTAGTAGGAATGAGTTTTCGGGTGAGATACCAGCTGAAATTACTAGTATGCAtattttgaattatttgaatGTGTCAAGAAATCGTTTGGTTGGAAGGATTCCGACGTCTGTTGGATCGATGCAAAGCTTGACGTCGGTTGacttttcatataataatcttTCGGGGTTGGTTCCTGGTACTGGTCAGTTTAGTTATTTCAATTATACTTCATTTTTAGGGAATGCAGATCTTTGTGGACCGTATTTAGGACCTTGTAAAACCGGGGTTATGAATGGTACTCATGAAGAACATTCGAAAGAGCACCTTTCTGCTTCTGTGAAGCTTTTACTTGTTATTGGGTTGCTTGTTTGCTCTATTGCATTTGCTGTTGCAGCAATCTTTAAGGCTCGATCGATAAAAAGAGGAAGTGTGGCGCGGTCATGGAAGCTTACTACTTTCCAACGGTTGGATTTCACTTGTGATGATGTTCTTAATAGCTTGAAGGAAGACAACATTATTGGAAAAGGTGGAGCTGGGATCGTTTACAAAGGGGTTATGCCAAATAACGAGCAGGTGGCTGTGAAAAGATTGCCAGTAATGAGCCGTGGTTCAGCTCATGATCATGGGTTCAATGCTGAGATTCAAACTTTAGGGAGAATCAGACACCGTCATATTGTGAGGTTATTAGGTTTTTGCTCAAACCATGAGACAAATCTTTTGGTTTATGAGTATATGCCGAATGGAAGTTTGGGAGAGATGTTACATGGTAAGAAAGGTGGTCATTTGCATTGGGACACTCGGTATAAGATAGCATTGGAGGCTGCAAAGGGTCTTTGCTATCTCCACCATGATTGCTCGCCTTTGATCCTACATCGCGATGTTAAATCCAACAACATACTTTTGGATTCTAACTTTGAAGCTCATGTCGCGGATTTTGGACTTGCTAAGTTTATGCAGGATTCGGGCACTTCAGAATGCATGTCAGCCATTGCTGGTTCTTATGGCTACATCGCACCAG AATATGCATACACTTTAAAGGTTGATGAAAAGAGCGATGTATACAGTTTTGGGGTGGTTCTTTTAGAGCTAGTAACTGGAAAGAAGCCTGTTGGAGAATTTGGTGACGGTGTAGACATTGTTCAATGGGTAAGGAAGATCACTGATGGTAAGAAGGAAGGCGTTTTAAAAATCTTGGATGCTAGACTCTCCACTGTTCCAATCCATGAGGTGATGCACATGTTCTATGCAGCAATGTTGTGTGTTGAAGAACAGGCAGTAGAGCGCCCAACAATGAGAGAAGTTGTTCAAATCTTAACCGAGCTACCAAAGCCtccaacaaccaccaccacagGTTCACCGTCTCCAGCATCATCCCCAGCCAATGCAGTGTCACCAGAAGAAAATGAAGGGGAAAACCAGCCGGCAGACCTTCTAAACTTGTAG